The nucleotide sequence GAAGCCAGGGGTGTACAGCCGTGGGAGTGGCCTCCCACGTCCACAAACTTGATAGGATCGTCGGACCCTAGCTGGATTCGGAGAATCCCATTGGAAGGAGgaagcccctccctcctccgcgGTCTGGTGAGGCAGGCGCAGGGGCCGGCGGGGAAGCACGGGAGCCCGCAGGCGGCCCCGCGCAGACACTTGGACAGTAGCACCACAAATGAGCCAAAGGAGACAAAGCAAATTGCCACCAGGGACACAGCTAGGTAGAGGGTCAGCCGGGACTCTCCTTCCCTGGGAGCGGAAGATTCTCGAAGATCTGGGACAATCGGGTGGGTGTCTTCCTCTAAGGACACTAGGAGAGTGACGGAGGTAGACAGGGGCGGGCTGCCGCTGTCTTTCACCACAATGACCAGTTTCTGCGGTGGGAGGTCAGCTGGGATGGGGACGGCGGTCCGCACCTCCCCGGCGTATCGGGACACCGCGAACAGGCTGGGGTCGGGGGCCTCCAGGAGCTGGTAGGAGACCCAGGCGTTGTAACCCGAGTCCAGGTCCACGGCGGTCACCTTGGTGACTAGGTGGCCGGCACCCACGGACGGGGGCAGTGCTTGGGGACACAAGGAGCCCGGCCTGGCCCTGGGGCGGAGCACGGCGGGGGCGTTGTCATTGAGGTCCAGCACAAACAGCCGGACGGTCACCGTGCTGCTGAGGGGTGGGTTGCCCCGGTCCCGGGCCTGAACCTCAAACTGCAGTGTCTGTGTTTGCTCGTAGTCAAATGACCGGGTGGCGTGGACGGCTCCCGTCTGGGGGTtcagagagatgaaagaagaggCGGACACGTCGCGATTTCTAGGCTCTAGGAGAGAGTAGGAAATGAGCGCGTTCAGGCCCGAGTCCGGGTCGGAGGCCGCCAGGGAGCAGAGCAGGTCCCCGGGGCGGTTGTTCTCGGGGACGAACACCTCGTGCGACCTCTGGAAGAAGGAGGGCGGGTTGTCGTTCACGTCGGAGATGTTGAGGAAGATGGTCCTATGGGTGCTCAGGGGCGGGCTCCCCGCGTCGGAGGCGGTGACCATGATGTCATAGCTGGCTCTGGCCTCCCGGTCCAGGGGCCCCGCGGTGACCAGGGAGAACTGGTTCCGGAAGGCCGACTTGAGGGCGAAGGGCAGGGGGTCGGGGATGCGCAGGCTCACGTCCCCATTGGCCCCGGAGTCGGGGTCCTGCACGCTGATGAGCGCCACCACGGTGCCGGGGTCCGCGCTCTCGGGCAGCGTCCCCAGCTCCGAGGTGACGGTGATGTGGGGGGCGTTGTCGTTCACGTCCAGCAGGTCCACCCTCAGGCTGCAGTGCTGCTCCATGGCCGGCGAGCCCCCGTCCCGCGCCCGCACGTCGAACTCGTAGTAACTCTCGCTCTCGAAGTCCAGGGGCCCCTGCAGGGTGAGCTTCCCGGTGGTGGGGTGCAGGCTGAAGAGGCTCCTCACGCGCTCGGGGGTGTGCCCGCTGAAGGAGAAGGTGACGTTGCCGCTGGGGCCCAGGTCCGGGTCCGAGGCGTTGAGCTGGATGAGCACCATGCCCGCCGGCGCGCTCTCGGGCACGCTGATCCGGTAGCCGGGCTGCTGGAAGGCCGGGGCGTTGTCGTTCACGTCCAGCACCGACACCCGGAGCTCGGCGGTGCCCGACCGCGGCGGGTTGCCCCCGTCCACGGCCGTCAGCACCAGGCGGTAGTCCGACTGCTTCTCCCGGTCCAGCGGCTTCTCCAGCAGCAGCTCGGGGACCAGGCTGCCGTCGCTGCGCTTCTTCACGTCCAGCGCGAAGTGCTCGTTGGAGCTCAGGCGGTAGCTGCTGATGGAGTTGCTCCCCACGTCCGCGTCCTGGGCCTTCTCCAGCGGGAAGCGCTGCCCGGGGGGCGCCGCCTCCCCGATCTCCAGGTCCAGCTGCTGCCGCGGGAAGCGGGGGGCGTGATCGTTGACGTCCACGATCTCCACCTCGGCGCGGTACATCTCCAGCGGGCCCTCGGTGACGAACTCCAGGGGCACGATGCAGCTGGCGCTGAGCCCGCACAGCGCCTCGCGGTCGATGGGGCTCCGGATGAGCAGCGCCCCGCTGTCCAGGTCCACGCGGAAGTGCCGCTGGTTCACCTCCCCGGCCACCTGCAGCCGGCGCGCCGCCAGGCTCTCCGCGTCCAGCAGGAAGTCCTGGGCCACGTTCCCCACGAAGGTCCCCTCCTGCGACTCCTCCGGGACCGGGTAGCGGATCTGCCCGCCCACGTCACCCAGGTGGCCCAGGAGGAACAAAAGGGTCGCCGCCCGGCGCCAGAGCTCCTCGGCCCGGCTCCTCACCTGGCGGGGCATCGCGGCCAGCCGCCACGTCTCCCGCTCGGTGCCCAGAAGCCCAGGCAGCCGGACCCGCCCCGAAACGGCCGCGGCCGCGGCTGGAAGACGGCGCGCTCCcttcgcccgcccgcccgcccgcccgcccgcccgcgccagctccggcgggcgcgcggggctggGCCGGCGCCGCAAGGGTTACGCGCCCGTGCCTCGCTGGTGGCGGGGTAGATTTGTCTGCCTTTCACCCTCCGATTGGCAGACGGCAGCTCCCGGGCTCAACCAATAGGCTGAGCGGAGAACGTCCCCGGAGCGGCGGGGTTAATGCGTCGCAGCattgggaagggaaaaaaaaaattaaaaaaataaataaaaaaaacacaccacccaaaatataataaaataagagGAACCCAAACCCATCTCCCCCACCTTCTTCCCCATCGACTGCCATTTCTTCCCACGGATCACTACCTCTGCGAGAAGAGGCAGACAATAGGtgtgaatacaatatatcatttttcttccaaattaaaaaaaaaacaacaaccacaccaACTCACCCCGCCCCTTCCAGTGGGGAAAAACAGCCACTACCTGAGCCCTGGCAACCTGCAGCCCAGCGCTGCGCCCGTGGCCATTGGAGCCCCGGCCACTTGGTTCACGCCCTTGTGACACTCTAAATGGGGGGCCTTCCCCCTCCGACTGATGGCATTAGAGCAACGGCTAATTAGAAACACCGCCCGGCGCGCCCCACGGCCTCTCTGCAGATGATTTCTTCGCCCAAAAGGCTCACACGCGTTAATGTAGCCAATTAAATCTATGCCGCACATGTTTTGATTGTAACAGGAGGCGCAGCCCGGAAACCAAACGTCTCTTATTCAGGCATTTGCTAAGGGAAACGTTACATTACCATTCATTGATTTCAAGGGCAGTGTGGAAGCAGGGTGCTAGAAGCCAGGAGAGGGAGAtgttccaaacaacaacaacaacaacaaaacactatgCATGTGTGGCTGGAAGGTGCTGAGGACCAGAGATCGCTTTACCTGGCCACAAGCTAACGTTCGCCAATTGAACAGCTTTCTGGAGAGCCCGGGATCAAATACCCAAGGCGTGGTGTCAACAAATCCTCTTTATTGGACACTAAGGTATTCTAGATGTGTCCTTAATTGCCGACTGAGACCAtttaaaaagaatctgcttttcaCTTAGCCCCAGGGGACCTTTAGTAACTGGAAACCAGATCTCGCCCCACCCCCACTCTTATCCAGACCTCCTAGCAGCCTGGATACTACACCTCGCGCTGCTGGCGCAGAAACCCAGCACGTTTTACTCGGTAGAAACCGGAAAGCGGTAATCTGAATGTCAAACACCGTAGAGCACTGGGAAAGAGGAAAATCCAGGCTGACCTGAGCGTGAGATATGTTAATTTATTCAAATTCAAACCTAGGCTTCCACAGCTTGCCAAAACCAGGAGCAAAAACTGGTGTTTttatccctcccccaccccccagcttccccaccccccaccccctccccaaacctTCGCTCTTCAGGAATATCTTTCTGTCAGTGGTGAAGCCAGCTATCAACAAACATTACAGTTTCAAGGGAGAGAGCTGGCGTTCTGAGTTCttatacaaaacaaaatactgcCCCCATAAACAACAAACCCCagtacaccccctcccccatgagagaGGTGCAAATCAGATTGACCTAACAAAGTGCTTATGACAGAATTCACTATCTCGGTGAAGGGTGCCATTACTTACTTGGCTACCTTAGccagagtgggggaggggcagatgtCCACTCAAGGGTGGACTCTTCCTGTTCCTTGCTTCCTATATCATGTCAATCAACAAGTCCTAATGATTTTATTGTAATCATTTTCCTCCATCTACATTGACCCTGCTGGTTCAAACATGGATCAATTCTCTCAAATACTGCAACAGCCCCCTGACAGGTCTCTGTCTCCAACCCCAACTGTCTCCAATCCATTTCACTTTTGGCTTCCAGAATAATCTctagaacaaacaagaaaagccatGCCTACTAGCTTCACTTCATTAGAGGTGAAGACCTGCAAAGATAACACTTTAAGCTTCAGCAGTAATGAGAtacctttatctctctgcctgaCATTTCCTGCAAAAGCCACTCCCTGACCCCCTTTCCATAAGCTGCTACTCAACCTTCAGCTCTAGCTCAAGCATCACACCTCCTCTAGGAAGTCCTCCTGACTGCCCCAAGATGACCGGGGTGTTTTCTACTCATTGCTGCTGATAGAATGCAGGTCCTCATTATTTTACCTTTCTGCACATGTCTTCTATGAACTAATACGAGCAGGACAGTGTCTTTTCACGTTTTACAATGTGTCCAGCACACAGGGATGGGATGTTAATAATGATGCATGAATGTTGATATTATCATTTATCACCTCAACAAATACTTACTAAATATTTGCAAAGTAGGTATTTATTTTCTGGTGAGAAACCTGGAATTCAAAGACATTAAGaaacttgtgggctggggatatggcctagtggcaagagtgcctgcctcggatacacgaggccctaggttcgattccccagcaccacatacacagaaaacggccagaagcggcgctgtggctcaagtggcagagtgctagccttgagcgggaagaagccagggacagtgctcaggccctgagttcaagccccaggactggcaaaaagggagggggggtgaaggaagagagagagagagaaagagagagacatagagagactTGTCTAAAGTTAAACAAGTAGAACATGCAGTATTTGCTTGCAAATTCATACTACAACAGTCTGCTTTACTAGAATTGAAGCATTATAGTTTTCATCCTACATgtccttgatttttttgtgtgttaagAAAGTGGTTAACTCGTACCTAGATTTAAaaaacagctttattgagattTAATTGATGTACCATACAGTTCTACCTAACTGTATGATCACATGGTTTTTAGTTGTATATTCACCTATACTGAGCTGATATACTCATCAGTTACCGATGATTTTAATAAACCTAATTATAGAATATGTTTCTTATATCCTGACAAACCCAGTTCTAGATTTTTAAAGAACAgttagccaagtgctagtggtttAGGAAGATTTTCTGTTTTGGTGACTGAAATACCACCTTATGTCTTTCTTGGTATAATTTCCTAAAGCTAGCTATTCTCTGTCATACTTTAAAATTGGGGAAATTATAGTAGAGTGTTTTAAAGTTGGGTCTTGTCCAATAAAGCTGGCTCCCAGTTCTGTAAACATCAGAATGACCTTTGCTTCAGAAATATGCTAAATGGTGGACTTGGGAAGACAGTGGTTTTCAAATTCTTCTGTACCTTAGGATCAACTAGGGATCTTTAAAAGGCACTGGTGCCTGTCCCATCCCCCAGAAGTTGTGCTTAAGTTGCTCTTGAGTGCTGTCTGAGCTTCAGGTTTGTACCATAGCAACCAAGTTCCACAACATGGCTCCAGGGGAAACAGCAGTTTCCAGAATGACCACAAGAGCAATTCTTTCTATCTGGCTTGCATCCTTCCTTAGCTCTTCTTCCCTGTGAACCTCTACTTTGTTACCTTCGGCTGCCTTCATATCCAAGGTGTGTTCAAGATATCGGGCAAAgaactaataataatagtaataaatatttaatagttaTGATATGCCAGACACTGTGCTCAATATCTTGCATAGGGTATGTATGCAATGCAGTAGTTCTATAAAAACGCATGATATTCTCTTTGCCTATGAGAAAGTGCCTTACAAAGGAGATAGAGAAAAGTGCTCAACGACTCCAAACTGCCAAATCAAACATTCCATAGCAATAACTCACCTAGCAACAACATAACAGTTTTCGCCACAATTGAGAGTATGTGTAGGTTTCTCTCCAAAGTACAGGCCTTGTCAAGGTATTCTGAATGAATGATACTTTACTTTCTAAGGAAATGAATGCATCTACTTTATGTCTCAATAACACTAGAGGTCCACTTATACTCTTTTGGGCTGTctagatttatttacttatttttgtatcatcctggggcttgaactcaggacctgagcagagtccctgagctcaaggctagtgctctgcaacttgagccacagctccacttttgactttttttttggtagttattgaagataagagggctgggaatatggcttagtggtaaagtgttcgcctcgtatacatgaagccctgggttcgattcctcagtaccacatatatatatataaaaaagccagaagtggcgctgtggctcaagttggcagagtgctagccttgagcaaaaagaagccagggacagtgcccaggccctgagttcaagccccaggactggcaaaaaaccaaaacaaaacaggagatgaagagtaccacagactttcctgcccaggtggctacgaactacaattctcagatcccagcttcctgagttgggcGCCAGCCATCATCACCTGGCTAGATTTATTATTAAAAGtaaatgttttacttttataCTTAAAAGTAATTACATGGGGTTTGGGAATCATAGTTGAAATTTTTTCTTCGcttgtttctgtattttccaaATATCTTCTACAACCCTCACCCATTACTGCCATAAAAATATTCAGCAAGTAACATGCCCATTATTTCTCATACTGTGCTTGAAATAAATGTGAAGAATGTCCAGAATTTCATTTTACTCAAAGGAAATTACCAGAGATTAAAGCAGAGGACTTGTGCTGGCAGAGGAGAGTTATTAAAAACAACCAACATTCCTTTTGATAAAGAAAGCAGTAAGTTGGAGGTAGTTTTTAATGTTCCTAGTAGCTGCCATGAGTTAGATGTATGCAATAAGTCATTTTCCAAAGCAAAGGATAGAAAGCTTAACTCCGTGGAGCTCTTGGGTTCAGTTCAAGCTTGCCTTTGGCAAGACTGGTTAGTTGTGATGCAAATACATGTTGATGGTAGGAATTGAGTCCACTGGTGAATTAAGTAACTTCCCCCTCAAATAAGACCTCAAATCTAGCAGGCCAGCCTCCTGTCAAAGGCACCTAGTTGGAGCTAGGAGCTACCTAGATGAAAGCCTAGACGCCCCCAGCCTTGAAGGGCTGGGAACCTTGCAGAAGGCGGCGCGTGAATCAACAGGCATTAGGACTACTCCGCGGCGGCGAGTTGCTGGCTCTTACCTGTCCAGGGGGGGAGCTCTCCTCGCCCAGCACCTGCCTGTAGAAGACGGGATCGCAGCTCCGCAGCGTGTTCTGGCGGCTGGCCAGCGGGCTGGCCGCCCCGGGCTTCTTCAGCAGGGAGAGGCTGCGGCGGGAGTCCGCGGTGAGGTACACCTGCTGGTAAAGGTGCGGCGACAGGAGGCCGCCCCGCACGGCGTCCGCGTGGAAGGAGGGCCCCGGGGTGCGGTACAGGGAGCTCACGGGGCTGCGGTACAGGTCCCTGGACTGCTTCCACTTGTACACTTTGAAGACGATCACCCCCAGCACCGTGACCGTGAACCCCACCGAGACCAGGATGAGCGAGAGGAGGAGATAGAaggtgaggtttttgttctgctcCCGGGGCGCGGAGCCCGAAGGGAACTCGGCCAGGGCTTCGGGCGAGTCCTCCACGACGGACACGGTGAGGGTGGCCGTGGCGGACAGCGGGGGCGTCCCGTGGTCTGCGATCAGGACGGTGAGGATCTGCCGGGGCGCGTCCGCCTCCTGCACCGGGCGCACGGTGCTGACTTGGCCCGTGTGGAGCCCCACGGCGAAGAGGCTCTGGTTGGGGGCCCCCAGGAGGCTGTAGGAGAGCCACGAGTTGTGCCCCGCGTCCGCGTCCCAGCCCACCACCCTGGAGAGCACGTGGCCCGCGGGCGCGCCCCGGGGCAGCGCCTCCACCGAGCTGTGGCCGGGCCGGGGGTACAGGAGCTGGGGGGCGTTGTCGTTCCGGTCGGTGACGAACACGTTCACGCTGATGTTGGTGGCCAGCACTGGGGTGCCCCCGTCCTGGACGTGGGCTGTCAACCCGAACTCCCGCCGCTCCTCGTAGTCCAGGGGCATCAGGGTGGACAGGACGCCGCTGTCGCGGTCGAGGGCGAAGTAGCGACCCGCCAAGCCGGCGTCGCCTCCCGGCTCCAGGAGGGAGAAGGACAGGCGGGCGTTGTCGGGGGCGTCGGGGTCCCAGACGCTCAGGTTCAGGATGGGGGCCCCGGGGAGGTTGTTTTCCTCCACGTACACGTCGTAGGAGGCCTGGGAGGCCTGCGGAGGGTTGTCGTTGACGTCGGACACTCGGACGAGCACCGTGGCGAGGGCGGAGAGGGCGGGGGAGCCCGCGTCCCGGGCCGTGATGCTGAGGTTGTACTCGGGCACCGTCTCCCGATCCAGCCCGGCGCTGGTTTTCAGGGTGAAGTAGTTcttgagggaggaggtgaggctGAAGGGCAGCCCCGAGGGGACCTCGCACGTCACCAGCCCGTTCTCGCCCGTGTCCGAGTCGGTGACGCTGAGCAGGGCCACGACGGTGCCCGGCGGGGCGTCCTCGGGGACCGGGCTGTAGACGGAGGCGAGCGCGATCTCGGGGGCGTTGTCGTTCACGTCCAGCACCTCCACCAGCACTTTGCAGTGGGCGCCCTCGGGGCTGGAGCCTTTGTCTTTGGCCTGGATGTAGATCTCGTGGAGCTTGGTGTCCTCGAAGTCCAGCCGGCCCCTGAGGGTCAGCACGCCGGTCACCAGGTCCAAGGCGAAGAGCTCCCGCGCGCCGGCCCGGTTGTGGCTGCCGAACGAGTAGACCACCTCCCCGTTGGGGCCTTCGTCCGGGTCCGTCGCGTGGACCTGCGCCACGCGCGTCCCGCGGGGCGCGTCCTCGGGGACGCGCGCCCGGTACAGGGACTGGTTGAAGGCGGGCGCGTTGTCGTTGGCGTCCAGCACGGCGATGCGGATCGGGAGGACGGCGGAGCGCGCGGGGCTCCCCCCGTCCAGCGCCGTGAGCACCAGGCGGAGCCCCGGCTCCCGCTCGCGGTCCAGGGCGCGCTCCAGCACCAGCTCGGCGTACTTGGTGCCGTCCTCCCGCGTCTGCACCCGCAGCGCGAAGTACTCGTTGGGGCTCAGCTCGTAGGTCTGCAGGGAGTTGCTGCCCACATCGGGGTCGTGCGCGCTCTCGAGCGGGAAGCGCGTCCCCGGCGCCATGGCCTCGCTGATCTCCAATTTCATCTCCCCGGTGGGGAAGGAGGGGTTGTTGTCGTTGATGTCCTGAATCACCACTTCCGCGCTGAACAGCTCCAGCGGGTTCTCCACCAGCAACTCCAGAGTGAGGGTGCAGGAGGGCAGCGTCCCGCACAGCTCCTCCCGGTCCAGGCGGCCGTGCACCACCATCTCCCCGGTCTGCCAGTTCACCTCAAAGAACCTCTGGCTCGCCCCGGACACCACCCGGAGCCCGCGCGCCGTCAGGCTGCCCAGATCCAGGCCCAGGTCCGTGACCAGGTTCCCCACGGCgaaccccttctccctctcctccaggaTCTCATAGCGGATGACGGGGGAAGCCTCGTCCAAGGCGGCCAGCAGGAGCAGAACTCCCACCGCTCCCCGGAGGCTCGCGCGTCCGCCGCGGCCGGCCGCCGGGACCATCTCCCTTCCAGGGCGGTGCCGCTCCGCGCGGGGCCCCGACCGTCGCCCCGGCCGGCGCTCGGAGAAACTTTCAGCGGCTGAGCGCTGGGGCGCCGGGCGCCGGGGCGGACGTGGCTCGCGCCGCGCCGCTCATTTGCTCGCCGGCTGGGCCGTCTCTGCCGCCTCGCGGGGCGCCGAAAGGGGACGGGCCGGGGCCCGATCTCCAGCGTCTTCATTGGCCGACAGCGGCACACAGAGTCCCAGCCAATAACTGCACGAAGAATGCGCTAGCGCCGGGCTCCCGGGGCCGGACGCGCGCGCGCCAGCGCCAGCAACTTCACTTTCCGCGCGCGGGCTGCGCTCCAGAGTTTCCGGCCCGAGCGCCCGGCCCCCGCTAGGGGTGAAGCGGGAAGCCGGCCGGGGCCGGGGAAGCCAACCGCGCGGGGCGGGGAAGCCGGGCTGCGGCCCCTCTCCCCGCCGCCCCACGGAGCGCTCCGATCGCCTTCTCCGCCCACAAAGCCAAGGGATCCAACGAGACCCAAACGACGGCGCGGGGTCCGCAGCTaagcggcccggccccgccggtACGGAGCAGCCAGGACTTTTTGGGGGTGTTACTAACTTCGGCTTTGCAGGTCGCGATGCAATGGGAGGCTCCGGGACCTCCCCAAACCAGTGCTTATCTGTTCCCAAATGAAGACCGTAGGCTTTGCTGTCGTTTCCTCAGCAGGGCAGATCAATAGGAGCTCCTGTCTGCTGGGTGTGTTTGGCTCTGCCTTAGACGaaactttaaaatgaaattcGTATTGCGTTTCTTTTAAAACTGGATGCTGTTGTTTAGAATCATTTGAGGGAGAGTTGGGAAGCAACATGACATTTCCCTGTGCCATCTTCCCCAAGGAGAACAACTCTCTCCCTTTACTTGATTAATGATTTTTTCAGGTCATCGGAGAAGTTGCATTACTAATAAAGAATGACATACCCAGGgtaggggggcggggagaggagacCACACAGGCAAgagccaagccccccccccccccagacctgcATACCACCCAAGACCTTTGTAAAATGATTGAGATAGAATAACAAAGCCCTTATTCATTGAATAAAGAACCTTGGGTTTTCTGTATTTGGGGTTGTAATGACCAAACAAAACAGCAATGtttaggaaaaaaaccccaaaccttgAAGGATTCCTAGCTTTCTAACCTATTAAATAGATAAGGCAGGTGAATAAGTGCCTAGTGCAGAGTGTCAATTAATCACGTAAACCATCCCATTAGATATGAAATGTAAAGTTTTAGGGCTTCGTACTCATCTTGTGTACTTGTCCTGGGCATCATTTTGGTTGCAGATAGTCCTTTCTGGACAGCAAACTCAGCCTCAGTTGTACCaacttacgtgtgtgtgtgtaaatatcacacatagacacacatgaCATAGTTATGAAATATATATCTAAGAGGATAGTTCCTGATGAAATGAAAAAG is from Perognathus longimembris pacificus isolate PPM17 chromosome 22, ASM2315922v1, whole genome shotgun sequence and encodes:
- the LOC125339773 gene encoding protocadherin gamma-C3 isoform X3, whose product is MVPAAGRGGRASLRGAVGVLLLLAALDEASPVIRYEILEEREKGFAVGNLVTDLGLDLGSLTARGLRVVSGASQRFFEVNWQTGEMVVHGRLDREELCGTLPSCTLTLELLVENPLELFSAEVVIQDINDNNPSFPTGEMKLEISEAMAPGTRFPLESAHDPDVGSNSLQTYELSPNEYFALRVQTREDGTKYAELVLERALDREREPGLRLVLTALDGGSPARSAVLPIRIAVLDANDNAPAFNQSLYRARVPEDAPRGTRVAQVHATDPDEGPNGEVVYSFGSHNRAGARELFALDLVTGVLTLRGRLDFEDTKLHEIYIQAKDKGSSPEGAHCKVLVEVLDVNDNAPEIALASVYSPVPEDAPPGTVVALLSVTDSDTGENGLVTCEVPSGLPFSLTSSLKNYFTLKTSAGLDRETVPEYNLSITARDAGSPALSALATVLVRVSDVNDNPPQASQASYDVYVEENNLPGAPILNLSVWDPDAPDNARLSFSLLEPGGDAGLAGRYFALDRDSGVLSTLMPLDYEERREFGLTAHVQDGGTPVLATNISVNVFVTDRNDNAPQLLYPRPGHSSVEALPRGAPAGHVLSRVVGWDADAGHNSWLSYSLLGAPNQSLFAVGLHTGQVSTVRPVQEADAPRQILTVLIADHGTPPLSATATLTVSVVEDSPEALAEFPSGSAPREQNKNLTFYLLLSLILVSVGFTVTVLGVIVFKVYKWKQSRDLYRSPVSSLYRTPGPSFHADAVRGGLLSPHLYQQVYLTADSRRSLSLLKKPGAASPLASRQNTLRSCDPVFYRQVLGEESSPPGQQAPPNTDWRFSQAQRPGTSGSQNGDETGTWPNNQFDTEMLQAMILASASEAADGSSTLGGGAGTMGLSARYGPQFTLQHVPDYRQNVYIPGSNATLTNAAGKRDGKAPAGGNGNKKKSGKKEKK
- the LOC125339773 gene encoding protocadherin gamma-C4 isoform X2 translates to MPRQVRSRAEELWRRAATLLFLLGHLGDVGGQIRYPVPEESQEGTFVGNVAQDFLLDAESLAARRLQVAGEVNQRHFRVDLDSGALLIRSPIDREALCGLSASCIVPLEFVTEGPLEMYRAEVEIVDVNDHAPRFPRQQLDLEIGEAAPPGQRFPLEKAQDADVGSNSISSYRLSSNEHFALDVKKRSDGSLVPELLLEKPLDREKQSDYRLVLTAVDGGNPPRSGTAELRVSVLDVNDNAPAFQQPGYRISVPESAPAGMVLIQLNASDPDLGPSGNVTFSFSGHTPERVRSLFSLHPTTGKLTLQGPLDFESESYYEFDVRARDGGSPAMEQHCSLRVDLLDVNDNAPHITVTSELGTLPESADPGTVVALISVQDPDSGANGDVSLRIPDPLPFALKSAFRNQFSLVTAGPLDREARASYDIMVTASDAGSPPLSTHRTIFLNISDVNDNPPSFFQRSHEVFVPENNRPGDLLCSLAASDPDSGLNALISYSLLEPRNRDVSASSFISLNPQTGAVHATRSFDYEQTQTLQFEVQARDRGNPPLSSTVTVRLFVLDLNDNAPAVLRPRARPGSLCPQALPPSVGAGHLVTKVTAVDLDSGYNAWVSYQLLEAPDPSLFAVSRYAGEVRTAVPIPADLPPQKLVIVVKDSGSPPLSTSVTLLVSLEEDTHPIVPDLRESSAPREGESRLTLYLAVSLVAICFVSFGSFVVLLSKCLRGAACGLPCFPAGPCACLTRPRRREGLPPSNGILRIQLGSDDPIKFVDVGGHSHGCTPLASAPTRSDSFMMVKSPSAPMAGEPVRPSCPPSDLLYGLEQAPPNTDWRFSQAQRPGTSGSQNGDETGTWPNNQFDTEMLQAMILASASEAADGSSTLGGGAGTMGLSARYGPQFTLQHVPDYRQNVYIPGSNATLTNAAGKRDGKAPAGGNGNKKKSGKKEKK